A genomic region of bacterium contains the following coding sequences:
- the iolG gene encoding inositol 2-dehydrogenase produces the protein MTENAKAKIKLGLIGAGRLGRVYARDLAQATPAARLLAVADLNRETAQQVAEAFEVPRWYADPHALLEDKEIDAVVIVTPTHTHRELVIAAAQRQKAIFCEKPLSLSLAEAEEMRHALERCGVFFQMGFMRRFDRGYLAAKARIDQGEIGTPVVFRATSRDPFRPSLEYADPRSSGGLIVDMGIHDLDLARWFMGEIETTYAIGGVLAYPEMAGVGDIDNAVISLIFADGRLGAIDLSRNGVYGYDIATEILGTRGTLRIGYLRETPLLVMTKNSIAHDTVPYFMERFAAAYTSQLLNFVDNLRHDRQPPVSIADGIAALRAALAATASLRAGRPLAVASITGAAS, from the coding sequence ATGACCGAAAATGCCAAAGCCAAAATCAAGCTCGGCTTGATCGGCGCGGGACGATTGGGCCGGGTTTACGCGCGCGATCTCGCCCAAGCCACACCGGCAGCGCGCCTGCTCGCTGTGGCCGACCTCAACCGCGAAACCGCGCAACAGGTGGCCGAGGCGTTCGAGGTGCCGCGCTGGTATGCTGATCCTCACGCGTTGCTGGAAGACAAGGAAATCGATGCGGTGGTGATCGTCACGCCCACGCACACGCACCGGGAGCTGGTCATTGCCGCGGCGCAACGCCAGAAGGCGATTTTTTGCGAGAAACCCTTGTCACTCTCGCTGGCGGAGGCGGAAGAGATGAGACATGCGCTCGAACGCTGCGGCGTCTTTTTTCAAATGGGATTCATGCGGCGCTTCGACCGCGGTTACCTCGCGGCCAAGGCCAGGATTGATCAAGGCGAAATCGGCACCCCGGTGGTGTTTCGCGCCACCAGCCGCGATCCCTTCCGCCCCAGCCTGGAGTACGCCGATCCGCGCAGCAGCGGCGGGCTGATCGTTGACATGGGCATTCACGATCTCGATCTGGCGCGCTGGTTCATGGGTGAGATCGAAACCACCTACGCTATCGGCGGCGTGCTGGCATATCCCGAAATGGCAGGCGTGGGCGATATCGACAATGCCGTCATCAGTTTGATCTTCGCGGATGGCCGGCTGGGCGCCATCGACTTGAGCCGCAACGGCGTCTACGGTTATGACATTGCCACGGAAATCCTCGGCACGCGCGGCACGCTGCGTATCGGCTATTTGCGCGAAACGCCGCTGCTGGTGATGACCAAAAACAGCATCGCGCACGACACCGTGCCTTACTTCATGGAGCGCTTCGCCGCGGCGTACACTTCCCAGTTGCTGAATTTCGTCGACAACCTGCGTCACGACCGCCAGCCGCCGGTCAGCATCGCTGACGGGATCGCCGCCTTGCGTGCGGCGCTGGCAGCCACCGCCTCGTTGCGTGCCGGCCGGCCGCTCGCAGTTGCGTCGATCACAGGCGCAGCATCTTGA
- a CDS encoding sugar ABC transporter substrate-binding protein, producing the protein MRRTVLCLLVVLGLAACNRDSGQTAAGGPRVALVLKTLNNPFFMDMQEGAEAAARQLGVRLTVQAAEREIDVEKQMQIIENLIQTKVDVICVVPSGSREIVPAIGKANAAGIPVIIVDTRLDEEAAAAAGVTVATFIGSDNYDGGLVAGRHLIALKQGRARVAILEGIPGHETSEARLRGFREALQEAPGMPIVASQPANWERDQGFSVCQNLLQAHPALDAMFACNDMMALGAMEAIAAAGKTGQITLLGFDAVADARTAIAAGTLAASVAQFPAEMGRLAVEHAVKIMRGETLPAYVPVKIELITKAALPH; encoded by the coding sequence CGTTCTCGGGCTCGCGGCCTGTAATCGCGACAGCGGCCAAACTGCCGCCGGCGGGCCGCGCGTGGCGCTGGTGCTGAAGACGCTCAACAATCCCTTCTTCATGGACATGCAGGAAGGCGCGGAAGCCGCAGCCCGGCAATTGGGCGTGCGCCTGACCGTGCAGGCCGCCGAACGCGAAATCGACGTGGAAAAGCAAATGCAGATCATCGAGAATCTCATTCAAACCAAGGTCGATGTCATCTGCGTGGTGCCGAGCGGCTCGCGTGAAATCGTGCCGGCGATCGGCAAAGCCAACGCCGCCGGCATTCCGGTGATCATCGTCGACACCCGTTTGGATGAAGAGGCGGCGGCGGCCGCGGGCGTCACCGTTGCCACTTTCATCGGCTCGGACAATTATGATGGCGGCCTGGTTGCCGGGCGGCATCTCATCGCGCTGAAGCAAGGCCGCGCCCGCGTCGCGATTCTCGAAGGCATTCCCGGCCACGAAACCAGCGAGGCGCGCTTGCGCGGTTTTCGCGAGGCCTTGCAGGAGGCGCCGGGCATGCCGATCGTAGCCTCGCAGCCGGCGAACTGGGAACGCGATCAAGGTTTCAGTGTTTGCCAAAATCTGCTGCAGGCGCATCCCGCTCTGGATGCGATGTTCGCGTGCAACGACATGATGGCGCTCGGCGCGATGGAGGCCATCGCGGCGGCAGGTAAAACCGGGCAGATCACCCTCCTCGGCTTTGACGCCGTCGCGGACGCCCGCACTGCGATTGCCGCCGGCACCTTGGCCGCTTCCGTCGCGCAGTTTCCCGCGGAGATGGGCCGCCTGGCGGTCGAGCACGCCGTGAAAATCATGCGCGGAGAAACGTTGCCGGCCTACGTGCCGGTGAAGATTGAGTTGATCACCAAAGCCGCACTGCCGCATTAA